One segment of Curtobacterium sp. MR_MD2014 DNA contains the following:
- a CDS encoding ATP-binding protein, which yields MWRDRVTDGADDADDDVPVQGADAPEDGREQREGDRSDEPDRTLRPELQLTSPQAISLGDPRLQAGNAAEPTWDAWRTQLTGVGGTSPLTHFSDHPRARIELSTTHPGGLAQFITGKTTLLSSLIRDEVALRAARVAAAQVEAKGTELATVRGIDAVKLGIGMADWQHGDEHFRGPVLLRPLAIRRHGRDFEVRLLGEPVLNPGLADALHEQYGVILDAQSFVALAQQDGSFTPNPVIDRLRGLTAHIPGFSVHARLVVSTFAEVASGMVEDTGDLSHPVLDALAGNPSAKWQVEQSYHPVEQTPSDERSPETDTLLLDADDEQENVIAQITAGNSIVVKTLPGTGGTQTIVNALGGLVAANKRVLVVSPRRATLRGIAARFAEVQLPGVAVTPGTLRRDVVRGIARNEKAARPNLREVDDALVRLRKVLTDYRGSLTRVDPDFGVSVLDCLVELSRLSLLPVPPSTTARLSKRSVTSMVEGRSRVAETMVSAANLGEFRYGPDDSPWYGAKFGSSDGAQRAHKTAKDLDADGLPTLLRRAHDLVASTHMRQFTTINELGIYLRLLTEIRDTLDRFLPVVFDRSVSELVAATAPRGEGAPMSSTNRRRLKKLAREYVRPGVHVSDLHEALTRVQQQRVLWQRYVAAGVNPEVPTGIGDVQVLFSNVVQDLARLDEPLGRTERDRQLANLPIDELVPTVARLAEESDVLHNLQERTELMQTLRDLQLEPLITDLAHRHVPDTQVPAELELAWWQSALETMLESDRALLGGNTDMLDRVEADFRLVDDAHAAGVSQGLAWQLAENWKVGLVDWPDEATSLKTQLKEGAITSRLLQDSAPHLSRSIAPVWLASPYEVPEIADTMPFDTVILVDAGAVTIAETVGAVRRARQTVVFGDPVTQTPSPFRIAVDPDHRALQVDEGTLDALHADSALAKLSTLLPTLSLTRSYRAGGEDLAELVNRRFYGGRIESLPWAGSFLGHGSIAIDYVSDGKAVPDPESGAVESVDAEVDRVVRLVTEHARTRPTESLMVITASAKHAVRVEQAVLTAAQGHKDLTEFVIGDRAEPFIVATLEQSVAQSRDRVVFSIGYGRTPHGRVLRDFGPLGKPGGERLLAVAMTRARRSMVIVTCFQPSDIEAERMGHGTVALAEILAEVRARTAAEYVPDDSDPLLVDLARRLEMRGIPVALGHRGKLGLVAAHGGVCVTIETDASLVRGSLRESLRLRPEVLRRLGWHYVRVHAFQLFSDPDRVADTVASVLGVDRGATQEISIPPIPARR from the coding sequence GTGTGGCGAGACAGGGTGACCGACGGCGCGGACGACGCGGATGACGACGTCCCCGTCCAGGGCGCCGACGCGCCCGAGGACGGGCGCGAGCAGCGGGAGGGCGACCGGAGCGACGAGCCGGACCGCACGCTGCGGCCGGAACTGCAGCTCACGAGCCCGCAGGCGATCAGCCTGGGCGACCCGCGCCTCCAGGCCGGCAACGCCGCCGAGCCCACGTGGGACGCCTGGCGGACGCAGCTGACCGGTGTCGGCGGGACGAGCCCCCTCACGCACTTCAGCGACCACCCGCGTGCCCGGATCGAGCTGTCCACCACGCACCCCGGCGGACTCGCGCAGTTCATCACCGGCAAGACGACGCTGCTCTCGAGCCTGATCCGCGACGAGGTCGCCCTGCGCGCCGCGCGTGTCGCCGCCGCCCAGGTCGAGGCGAAGGGCACCGAGCTCGCGACCGTGCGCGGGATCGACGCCGTGAAGCTCGGCATCGGCATGGCCGACTGGCAGCACGGCGACGAGCACTTCCGCGGCCCGGTGCTCCTCCGCCCGCTCGCGATCCGTCGGCACGGCCGTGACTTCGAGGTGCGCCTGCTCGGCGAGCCGGTGCTCAACCCCGGGCTGGCCGACGCGCTGCACGAGCAGTACGGCGTCATCCTCGACGCCCAGTCCTTCGTCGCGCTCGCGCAGCAGGACGGTTCGTTCACCCCGAACCCCGTCATCGACCGGCTCCGCGGGCTGACCGCGCACATCCCCGGCTTCTCGGTGCACGCGCGCCTGGTCGTCTCGACCTTCGCCGAGGTCGCCAGCGGCATGGTCGAGGACACCGGCGACCTGTCCCACCCGGTGCTCGACGCGCTCGCCGGCAACCCGAGCGCGAAGTGGCAGGTCGAGCAGTCCTACCACCCGGTCGAGCAGACCCCGTCGGACGAGCGCAGCCCGGAGACCGACACGCTGCTGCTCGACGCCGACGACGAGCAGGAGAACGTGATCGCGCAGATAACGGCGGGCAACTCGATCGTCGTGAAGACCCTGCCGGGCACCGGCGGGACGCAGACGATCGTCAACGCGCTCGGCGGCCTCGTCGCGGCGAACAAGCGCGTCCTCGTCGTGAGCCCGCGGCGGGCGACCCTGCGGGGCATCGCCGCACGCTTCGCCGAGGTCCAGCTGCCGGGCGTCGCCGTCACGCCGGGCACCCTGCGCCGTGACGTCGTCCGGGGCATCGCGCGCAACGAGAAGGCCGCGCGTCCGAACCTCCGCGAGGTCGACGACGCCCTGGTCCGGCTCCGCAAGGTCCTCACCGACTACCGCGGCTCGCTGACCCGCGTCGACCCGGACTTCGGCGTCTCGGTGCTCGACTGCCTGGTCGAGCTGTCCCGGCTGTCGCTCCTGCCGGTGCCGCCGTCGACGACCGCCCGACTGTCGAAGCGGTCCGTGACGAGCATGGTCGAGGGCCGTTCGCGCGTCGCCGAGACCATGGTCAGCGCGGCCAACCTCGGCGAGTTCCGCTACGGCCCGGACGACTCGCCCTGGTACGGCGCCAAGTTCGGTTCGAGCGACGGCGCGCAGCGGGCGCACAAGACCGCGAAGGACCTCGACGCCGACGGCCTGCCGACGCTGCTGCGCCGTGCGCACGACCTCGTGGCGTCGACCCACATGCGGCAGTTCACGACGATCAACGAGCTCGGCATCTACCTCCGCCTGCTCACCGAGATCCGGGACACCCTCGACCGCTTCCTGCCCGTCGTCTTCGACCGGTCGGTCTCGGAGCTCGTCGCCGCGACGGCCCCTCGTGGCGAGGGCGCCCCGATGTCGTCGACGAACCGTCGTCGGCTGAAGAAGCTCGCGCGTGAGTACGTCCGACCGGGCGTGCACGTGTCCGACCTGCACGAGGCGCTGACCCGCGTGCAGCAGCAGCGCGTGCTCTGGCAGCGCTACGTCGCGGCCGGCGTGAACCCCGAGGTGCCCACGGGCATCGGGGACGTGCAGGTGCTCTTCTCGAACGTCGTGCAGGACCTCGCCCGACTCGACGAGCCCCTCGGCCGGACCGAGCGGGACCGCCAGCTCGCGAACCTGCCGATCGACGAGCTCGTCCCGACGGTCGCCCGCCTGGCCGAGGAGTCCGACGTCCTGCACAACCTGCAGGAGCGCACCGAGCTCATGCAGACCCTGCGCGACCTGCAGCTCGAGCCGCTCATCACCGACCTGGCACACCGCCACGTGCCGGACACCCAGGTGCCGGCCGAGCTCGAGCTCGCCTGGTGGCAGTCCGCGCTCGAGACGATGCTCGAGTCCGACCGGGCGCTGCTCGGCGGCAACACCGACATGCTCGACCGGGTCGAGGCCGACTTCCGGCTCGTCGACGACGCCCACGCGGCCGGGGTCTCCCAGGGCCTGGCGTGGCAGCTCGCCGAGAACTGGAAGGTCGGACTGGTCGACTGGCCGGACGAGGCGACGTCGCTGAAGACGCAGCTCAAGGAGGGCGCGATCACCTCGCGCCTGCTGCAGGACTCCGCGCCGCACCTGTCCCGGTCGATCGCGCCGGTCTGGCTCGCCTCGCCGTACGAGGTCCCCGAGATCGCCGACACGATGCCGTTCGACACGGTGATCCTCGTCGACGCCGGTGCCGTCACCATCGCCGAGACCGTCGGCGCCGTCCGTCGCGCTCGCCAGACCGTCGTGTTCGGCGACCCGGTGACGCAGACCCCGTCGCCGTTCCGGATCGCGGTCGACCCCGACCACCGGGCACTGCAGGTGGACGAGGGCACGCTCGACGCCCTGCACGCCGACTCCGCGCTCGCGAAGCTGTCGACGCTCCTGCCGACCCTGTCGCTCACGCGGTCGTACCGCGCCGGCGGCGAGGACCTCGCCGAGCTCGTCAACCGCCGCTTCTACGGCGGCCGCATCGAGTCGCTGCCGTGGGCCGGTTCGTTCCTCGGCCACGGCTCCATCGCGATCGACTACGTCAGCGACGGCAAGGCCGTGCCGGACCCCGAGTCCGGGGCGGTCGAGAGCGTCGACGCCGAGGTGGACCGCGTGGTCCGGCTCGTCACCGAGCACGCCCGCACACGCCCGACAGAGTCGCTCATGGTGATCACGGCGTCGGCGAAGCACGCGGTGCGCGTCGAGCAGGCCGTCCTGACCGCGGCGCAGGGCCACAAGGACCTCACCGAGTTCGTCATCGGCGACCGCGCCGAGCCGTTCATCGTCGCGACGCTCGAGCAGTCCGTGGCGCAGAGCCGCGACCGTGTCGTGTTCTCGATCGGGTACGGCCGGACCCCGCACGGCCGCGTGCTGCGCGACTTCGGTCCGCTCGGCAAGCCCGGCGGGGAGCGTCTGCTCGCCGTCGCGATGACCCGCGCGCGCCGGTCGATGGTCATCGTCACGTGCTTCCAGCCGTCGGACATCGAGGCCGAGCGGATGGGCCACGGCACCGTCGCGCTGGCCGAGATCCTCGCCGAGGTCCGCGCGCGCACCGCCGCCGAGTACGTGCCCGACGACTCCGACCCGCTGCTCGTCGACCTCGCCCGACGACTCGAGATGCGCGGCATCCCCGTCGCGCTCGGCCACCGGGGCAAGCTCGGCCTGGTGGCGGCGCACGGCGGCGTCTGCGTCACGATCGAGACCGACGCGTCGCTCGTCCGGGGTTCGCTCCGCGAGTCGCTGCGGCTCCGTCCCGAGGTGCTCCGCCGACTCGGGTGGCACTACGTGCGGGTGCACGCGTTCCAGCTGTTCTCCGACCCGGACCGCGTCGCGGACACCGTGGCGTCGGTGCTCGGCGTCGACCGCGGAGCGACCCAGGAGATCTCGATCCCTCCGATCCCCGCACGCCGATGA
- a CDS encoding NAD(P)H-quinone oxidoreductase, with protein MQAITAHDGGLRLDEHPDPVAGPGEVLVEVAAAGVNNADLQQVAGNYPPPPGASDVLGLEVSGTVRALGDGVDGFAVGDRVCALLSGGGYATLVAVPAAQVLPVPDGVDLVEAAGLPEAACTVYSNVGMIAGLRPGQTLLVHGGTGGMGSHAVVWAKALGARVIATSGGERKVRASRELGADLVVDHRTEDFVERARDFTDGRGVDVVLDVVGADYLAKHLDVLAPNGHIAVIAAGSGQKGELDFGAMMRKRATISATTLRARPLDEKAAIVAAVREHVWPLVADGSVRPIVDSVVPLAEAAEAHRRVRDGEVIGKVLLAV; from the coding sequence ATGCAGGCGATCACGGCACACGACGGCGGACTCCGACTCGACGAGCACCCGGACCCGGTCGCCGGGCCGGGCGAGGTCCTCGTCGAGGTGGCAGCGGCCGGGGTCAACAACGCCGACCTGCAGCAGGTCGCGGGCAACTACCCGCCGCCGCCCGGCGCGTCCGATGTGCTGGGCCTCGAGGTCTCCGGGACGGTCCGCGCGCTCGGCGACGGCGTGGACGGGTTCGCGGTCGGTGACCGGGTGTGCGCGCTGCTGTCGGGTGGCGGCTACGCGACCCTCGTGGCCGTGCCCGCGGCCCAGGTGCTGCCGGTGCCCGACGGCGTGGACCTGGTCGAGGCCGCGGGACTGCCCGAGGCCGCGTGCACGGTGTACTCGAACGTGGGGATGATCGCGGGGCTCCGGCCCGGGCAGACCCTGCTGGTGCACGGCGGCACGGGCGGCATGGGATCGCACGCGGTCGTGTGGGCGAAGGCGCTCGGTGCCCGGGTGATCGCGACGAGCGGCGGGGAGCGGAAGGTGCGTGCTTCGAGGGAGCTCGGCGCCGATCTCGTGGTGGACCACCGCACCGAGGACTTCGTCGAGCGCGCCCGCGACTTCACCGACGGCCGCGGGGTCGACGTCGTGCTGGACGTCGTCGGGGCGGACTACCTCGCGAAGCACCTCGACGTGCTCGCCCCGAACGGGCACATCGCCGTGATCGCGGCGGGCAGCGGGCAGAAGGGCGAGCTCGACTTCGGCGCGATGATGCGGAAGCGTGCGACCATCAGCGCGACGACGCTCCGAGCCCGGCCGCTCGACGAGAAGGCCGCCATCGTCGCCGCCGTCCGCGAGCACGTCTGGCCGCTCGTCGCCGACGGCAGCGTCCGACCGATCGTCGACTCGGTGGTCCCGCTCGCCGAGGCAGCGGAGGCACACCGCCGGGTCCGCGACGGCGAGGTCATCGGCAAGGTGCTGCTCGCCGTGTGA
- a CDS encoding amino acid ABC transporter permease encodes MTAPAGAGTPVTAPAPSQVELERRLYRRQRGRRSVVVSVVSTLVVIAVVWLGVVNTPGWAAVQQSFFDPQTAIDTFPAVLLGLWLNIRILFFSAIGVAVLGTLLAVVRGLRNPVFFPLRMLATAYTDLFRGLPLIIVLYLVGFGIPGLGIFPRQPPEVWGTIAIVLTYSSYVAEVLRAGMEAVHPSQRLAARSLGLSHAGTLRLVVLPQAIRKVTPALMNDFVSMQKDVGLVSILGAVDAVRSAQIAQAETYNFTPYLVAGLLFVVISLPLIRVTDAIARRQQRREQIGGTV; translated from the coding sequence GTGACCGCCCCAGCAGGTGCCGGCACCCCGGTGACCGCTCCAGCGCCGAGCCAGGTCGAGCTCGAACGACGGCTCTACCGTCGGCAGCGCGGCCGCCGCTCGGTCGTCGTGTCGGTCGTCTCGACGCTCGTCGTGATCGCGGTCGTCTGGCTCGGCGTCGTGAACACGCCCGGCTGGGCCGCGGTGCAGCAGTCGTTCTTCGATCCGCAGACGGCGATCGACACCTTCCCGGCCGTCCTGCTCGGGCTGTGGCTGAACATCCGGATCCTGTTCTTCAGCGCGATCGGCGTCGCCGTGCTCGGGACCCTGCTCGCCGTCGTGCGGGGGCTGCGGAACCCGGTGTTCTTCCCGCTGCGGATGCTCGCCACCGCCTACACCGACCTGTTCCGGGGTCTGCCGCTCATCATCGTGCTCTACCTGGTCGGCTTCGGCATCCCGGGGCTCGGCATCTTCCCGCGGCAACCCCCGGAGGTCTGGGGCACCATCGCGATCGTGCTCACGTACTCGTCCTACGTCGCCGAGGTGCTCCGCGCCGGCATGGAGGCCGTGCACCCGTCCCAGCGCCTCGCCGCCCGGTCGCTCGGCCTGTCCCATGCCGGGACGCTGCGGCTGGTCGTGCTGCCCCAGGCGATCCGCAAGGTCACCCCGGCGCTCATGAACGACTTCGTCTCGATGCAGAAGGACGTCGGCCTGGTGTCGATCCTCGGCGCCGTCGACGCGGTGCGGAGCGCTCAGATCGCACAGGCCGAGACCTACAACTTCACGCCGTACCTCGTCGCGGGGCTGCTGTTCGTCGTGATCAGCCTCCCGCTCATCCGGGTGACGGATGCCATCGCTCGACGGCAGCAGCGTCGCGAGCAGATCGGGGGGACCGTGTGA
- a CDS encoding amino acid ABC transporter ATP-binding protein has protein sequence MSESVVLELRGLRKTFGEHEVLRGIDLTVHRHEVICVIGASGSGKSTLLKTVNLLEGIDDGEILLQGTDIADPRTDVDATRARIGVVFQQFNLFPHMRVLDNVTLASRRVHGIARAEAEATARRLLDRIGLGDFAGAYPDRLSGGQQQRVAVVRAIATSPELLLLDEVTSALDPQLVGEVLDLVRELKEQGATILMTTHEMSFARNVADRIVFLHQGEVVEQGAPADVLDRPQHPALVEFLSRVHA, from the coding sequence GTGAGCGAGTCGGTGGTCCTGGAACTGCGCGGACTGCGCAAGACGTTCGGCGAGCACGAGGTCCTGCGGGGGATCGACCTGACCGTGCACCGCCACGAGGTCATCTGCGTCATCGGGGCGTCCGGTTCCGGCAAGTCGACACTGCTGAAGACGGTGAACCTGCTCGAGGGCATCGACGACGGCGAGATCCTGCTCCAGGGGACGGACATCGCCGACCCCCGCACCGACGTCGACGCCACCCGCGCCCGGATCGGCGTGGTCTTCCAGCAGTTCAACCTGTTCCCGCACATGCGGGTGCTCGACAACGTCACGCTCGCGTCCCGTCGGGTGCACGGCATCGCCCGGGCCGAGGCGGAGGCGACCGCCCGCCGACTGCTCGACCGGATCGGACTGGGCGACTTCGCCGGGGCGTACCCGGACCGGCTCTCCGGCGGGCAGCAGCAGCGCGTCGCCGTGGTGCGGGCGATCGCGACGTCGCCGGAGCTGCTCCTGCTCGACGAGGTGACGAGCGCCCTCGACCCGCAGCTCGTCGGCGAGGTGCTCGACCTCGTCCGCGAGCTCAAGGAGCAGGGCGCCACGATCCTGATGACCACCCACGAGATGTCCTTCGCCCGGAACGTCGCCGACCGCATCGTGTTCCTGCACCAGGGCGAGGTGGTCGAGCAGGGCGCGCCGGCCGACGTGCTCGACCGGCCGCAGCACCCGGCGCTCGTCGAGTTCCTGTCCCGCGTCCACGCCTGA
- a CDS encoding aldo/keto reductase, whose amino-acid sequence MKQRVIGDVSVSAIGLGGMPMSIEGRPDERQAIATIHAALEAGVTLIDTADAYHQAAKDEVGHNEELIAKAIREFHGDTDAVLVATKGGHLRPEPGAWAQDGRPEYLKEAAKASAKRLGVDAVGLYQFHRPDPSVPYADSIGALAELLDEGVIRMAGISNADPDQIREANEVLGGRLVSVQNQFSPAFRSSEPELELCDELGIAFLPWSPLGGIAKAADLGTAYEDFAVIARERDVSPQVVALAWELQKSDVVIPIPGASRPQSILDSVVAATVKLRDEDVARLDAARPAA is encoded by the coding sequence ATGAAGCAACGAGTCATCGGAGACGTGTCGGTCAGCGCGATCGGACTGGGCGGGATGCCCATGTCGATCGAGGGGCGGCCCGACGAGCGACAGGCGATCGCGACCATCCACGCCGCCCTCGAGGCGGGCGTCACCCTCATCGACACCGCGGACGCCTACCACCAGGCGGCCAAGGACGAGGTCGGGCACAACGAGGAGCTCATCGCGAAGGCGATCCGCGAGTTCCACGGCGACACCGACGCGGTGCTCGTCGCCACGAAGGGCGGCCACCTGCGGCCGGAACCGGGCGCGTGGGCGCAGGACGGCCGACCGGAGTACCTCAAGGAGGCCGCGAAGGCCTCGGCGAAGCGCCTCGGTGTCGACGCCGTCGGCCTGTACCAGTTCCACCGGCCGGACCCGTCGGTGCCCTACGCGGACTCGATCGGGGCACTCGCGGAGCTCCTCGACGAGGGCGTCATCCGCATGGCGGGCATCTCGAACGCCGACCCCGACCAGATCCGTGAGGCGAACGAGGTCCTGGGCGGCCGCCTCGTCTCGGTGCAGAACCAGTTCTCACCGGCGTTCCGGTCGAGCGAGCCGGAGCTCGAGCTGTGCGACGAGCTCGGCATCGCGTTCCTGCCGTGGAGCCCCCTCGGCGGTATCGCGAAGGCCGCCGACCTGGGGACCGCGTACGAGGACTTCGCCGTCATCGCCCGCGAGCGCGACGTGTCGCCGCAGGTCGTGGCGCTGGCGTGGGAGCTGCAGAAGAGCGACGTGGTGATCCCGATCCCGGGTGCGTCGCGGCCGCAGTCGATCCTGGACTCGGTCGTCGCGGCGACGGTGAAGCTCCGCGACGAGGACGTCGCCCGGCTCGACGCTGCTCGACCGGCGGCCTGA
- a CDS encoding cupin domain-containing protein, giving the protein MTDTAPRPGMVARRTVGGELIEWLDVPQRAAALGMEPHPEGGWYVRTWTSPSTVETPAGERPAATLIHFLLPPGEASAWHRVTSDEIWMWHGPDTVVLELGGSGDRPEPGDRITLGPDAGRHRLHDAQAFVRGGVWQRTLPGDGEVLLSCMVSPGFSFDDFTMAGDTDGDAATA; this is encoded by the coding sequence ATGACCGACACCGCACCCCGCCCCGGCATGGTCGCCCGCCGCACCGTCGGCGGCGAGCTGATCGAGTGGCTCGACGTCCCGCAGCGCGCGGCCGCCCTCGGCATGGAGCCGCACCCGGAGGGCGGTTGGTACGTGCGCACGTGGACCTCGCCCTCGACCGTCGAGACCCCGGCCGGCGAGCGTCCCGCCGCGACCCTCATCCACTTCCTGCTGCCCCCGGGCGAGGCCTCCGCCTGGCACCGTGTCACGAGCGACGAGATCTGGATGTGGCACGGGCCGGACACCGTCGTGCTCGAGCTCGGCGGCTCCGGCGACCGGCCCGAGCCCGGGGACCGGATCACCCTCGGCCCGGACGCCGGCCGGCACCGGCTGCACGACGCCCAGGCCTTCGTGCGCGGTGGGGTCTGGCAGCGCACCCTGCCCGGCGACGGCGAGGTGCTCCTCAGCTGCATGGTGTCGCCCGGGTTCTCGTTCGACGACTTCACGATGGCGGGCGACACCGACGGCGACGCCGCGACCGCGTAG
- a CDS encoding ABC transporter substrate-binding protein yields MTRTRRLSLAVATATVAALALAACSAGGSSAGSDGTVTDGKLTIATGQPAYSPWVEDDDPQSGKGFESAVAYAVAKEMGYAKGDVVWKRSTFDSAIAPGPKDWDLNVQQFSIDAKRKKAVDMSTPYYTTTQAVVTTSGSKAAKDTTVAALKGDTIGVASGSTSISSVKDVLGVTPQVFNSNDDAVLALKSGQIDAIVTDLPTAFYMAAAQLDDGTVSAQFPEDGSGDQFGFVLPKGSALTSKVDKALEALESDGTLADLQTKWLSSETNTPVLK; encoded by the coding sequence GTGACCCGCACCCGCCGTCTGTCCCTTGCCGTCGCCACCGCCACGGTCGCCGCCCTCGCGCTCGCCGCCTGCTCCGCCGGTGGGAGCAGCGCCGGGAGCGACGGCACCGTCACGGACGGCAAGCTCACGATCGCGACCGGCCAGCCGGCCTACTCGCCCTGGGTGGAGGACGACGACCCGCAGTCCGGCAAGGGCTTCGAGTCCGCCGTGGCCTACGCGGTCGCGAAGGAGATGGGCTACGCGAAAGGCGACGTCGTCTGGAAGCGCAGCACCTTCGACAGCGCCATCGCCCCCGGCCCGAAGGACTGGGACCTCAACGTCCAGCAGTTCTCGATCGACGCGAAGCGCAAGAAGGCCGTCGACATGTCCACGCCGTACTACACGACCACGCAGGCCGTCGTGACGACGTCGGGGTCGAAGGCCGCGAAGGACACCACCGTCGCCGCACTGAAGGGCGACACGATCGGTGTCGCCTCGGGCTCCACGAGCATCAGCTCCGTGAAGGACGTGCTCGGCGTCACTCCGCAGGTGTTCAACTCGAACGACGACGCCGTGCTGGCGCTGAAGTCGGGGCAGATCGACGCGATCGTGACCGACCTGCCGACGGCGTTCTACATGGCCGCCGCGCAGCTCGACGACGGCACGGTCTCGGCGCAGTTCCCCGAGGACGGCTCCGGCGACCAGTTCGGCTTCGTGCTGCCGAAGGGCTCCGCGCTGACGAGCAAGGTCGACAAGGCCCTCGAGGCCCTGGAGAGCGACGGCACGCTCGCCGACCTGCAGACGAAGTGGCTCTCCTCGGAGACGAACACCCCCGTCCTGAAGTAG
- a CDS encoding DUF6264 family protein — protein sequence MTWSHPSGGPPQSSPSGPSQSGPGSTERAAWARGGTTLFPAGRVADRVSTVLLLAAGALLTLLTLVVGIIAVVSATAGCDAATGCSPGRFLGGAAIAVGGSFVIGVATVVLAVGAWVRRRSSWWIAALGFVLAIVVVTGGGVVFAQATDPATGAGQVTALQLP from the coding sequence ATGACCTGGTCGCACCCGTCCGGCGGTCCGCCGCAGTCCTCACCCTCGGGTCCGTCCCAGTCCGGCCCGGGCAGCACCGAACGCGCCGCGTGGGCGCGTGGCGGCACGACGCTGTTCCCCGCGGGCCGGGTCGCCGACCGGGTGTCGACCGTCCTCCTGCTCGCAGCCGGTGCCCTCCTGACGCTCCTCACCCTGGTGGTCGGGATCATCGCGGTCGTCTCGGCCACCGCGGGCTGCGACGCGGCCACGGGGTGCTCGCCGGGCCGCTTCCTCGGCGGCGCCGCGATCGCGGTCGGCGGGTCCTTCGTCATCGGGGTCGCGACGGTCGTGCTCGCGGTCGGCGCCTGGGTGCGTCGTCGTTCGTCGTGGTGGATCGCCGCGCTCGGGTTCGTCCTGGCGATCGTGGTCGTCACCGGGGGCGGGGTCGTGTTCGCGCAGGCGACCGACCCGGCGACGGGGGCCGGCCAGGTGACCGCACTGCAGCTCCCCTAG
- a CDS encoding HpcH/HpaI aldolase/citrate lyase family protein, with protein sequence MAIDDRTAPSAPAPSSARPDRRRSVPAEISRSWLLVPGTAADRFERAQRSRADQIILDVEDAVDPAAKPGARTTVASWLAGGGEAWVRINDVTTDFWADDVEELRGLPGLQGVMLAKTESPAQVTDTWHRLGGHTPVIALVESALGIEEATSIAKAQGAFRLAFGSGDYRRDTGTSADTLAMAYPRSRLVVASRVGDLPGPIDGPTVGSAHAILREQSQVAVSLGLTGKLCLDTEQLPVINEVISPTPTDVAWAQDFLDDFDARGQVIRDGSDLPRLGRAQKIQRLARAFGVEAR encoded by the coding sequence ATGGCCATCGACGACCGCACCGCCCCGTCCGCCCCCGCACCCTCGTCGGCCCGGCCGGACCGGCGTCGGTCGGTCCCCGCCGAGATCTCCCGGTCGTGGCTCCTCGTGCCCGGCACCGCCGCCGACCGGTTCGAGCGGGCACAGCGGTCGCGCGCCGACCAGATCATCCTCGACGTCGAGGACGCCGTCGACCCCGCCGCGAAGCCGGGTGCCCGCACGACCGTGGCCTCGTGGCTCGCGGGCGGCGGTGAGGCCTGGGTCCGGATCAACGACGTCACGACGGACTTCTGGGCGGACGACGTCGAGGAGCTCCGCGGCCTCCCGGGCCTGCAGGGCGTGATGCTCGCGAAGACCGAGTCCCCCGCGCAGGTCACCGACACGTGGCACCGGCTCGGCGGCCACACCCCGGTGATCGCCCTGGTCGAGTCGGCGCTCGGCATCGAGGAGGCGACGTCGATCGCGAAGGCACAGGGCGCCTTCCGCCTGGCCTTCGGCTCGGGTGACTACCGCCGCGACACCGGCACCTCGGCCGACACGCTCGCCATGGCCTACCCGCGCTCCCGGCTCGTCGTCGCCTCGCGCGTGGGCGACCTGCCGGGTCCGATCGACGGCCCGACGGTCGGCTCGGCGCACGCGATCCTCCGCGAGCAGTCCCAGGTGGCGGTGTCGCTCGGCCTGACCGGCAAGCTCTGCCTGGACACCGAGCAGCTGCCGGTCATCAACGAGGTCATCTCCCCCACGCCGACCGACGTCGCCTGGGCGCAGGACTTCCTCGACGACTTCGACGCCCGCGGGCAGGTCATCCGCGACGGCTCCGACCTGCCGCGACTCGGCCGCGCGCAGAAGATCCAGCGGCTCGCCCGGGCGTTCGGCGTCGAGGCACGGTAG